The Niallia circulans nucleotide sequence ACTAAACCAATTATATGATCGCTATGAAAAACCACTATTCGTTGTCGAAAACGGCTTAGGTGCTTATGATAAAGTAGAAGAAGACGGAACTATTAACGATGATTACCGGATTGATTACTTACGTGAGCATATTAAAGCAATGGGAGAAGCAGTACAAGATGGTGTCGAGCTTATGGGCTATACACCGTGGGGCTGTATCGACCTAGTAAGTGCATCAACAGGTGAAATGTCAAAACGCTACGGTTTCATCTATGTCGACAAGCATGATGATGGCAGCGGAACATTAGAGCGCAGCAAGAAAAAATCATTTGACTGGTTCAAAAAGGTCATTTCAACTAATGGTGAAGAGCTTTAATAGTAAGAAGCATGGGACTTGGTCTCATGCTTTTTTGTGTATTCAATAAGTAAACATAAGAAACGAAAAATGGAGGAAAAATAAAAAAAAGGAGGTTGTTATATGTTGAAATATTCGGCAGTTATATGGATGCTTATGTTACTTTTTTTTCCTTCTCAGGCTGGGGCGCAGCAACAGGTGCCAATCCTTATATATCACTCTATTGATGAATTTAAAGGCCAAGGCTCTAAAGAGCTTTACGTAACACCGGAAAACTTTGAAAAACAAATGCTATATTTACGAGACAATGGTTTTACTTTATTAACATTCGAACGATGGCAGGATATTTCAAAGGTAAAAAAGCCAATCTTTCTTACATTTGATGATGGATACAAAAATAATATGAATGTATATTCTATCTTTGAAAAGTTGAAAACAGAACAATTTCATCCGAGAGCTACTTTTTTCGTTATTTCAGACTTTATCGGCCGTTCCAACCGTTTATCGAAGGCTGAATTGAAAAAGCTTGCTGATAGTGGAATGGTCTCTGTCCAATCACATACTGCGACACATCCCGATTTAACGAAGATAACAAATTATACGGAAGAGCTGAAGGGTGCAAAAGATACTATTCAGAGCATAACAGGAAAACCAGTTATTTCTGTAGCTTATCCTTATGGCAGCTTTAACAGCAAAGTTATCGAGGAAGCGAAAAAATATTACTCATTCGGATTAAGTACAACACCACAATATTATTTCGAAAATGGTCTTAACAATGAGTTATTTCTGCTGCCGCGTATATATATTAAGTACTCCACTTCGATGAGTGATTTTGAAAAAATAGTAAACGGTCGACAGATATTATCAAAAAAGCAGATTACGAAAAAACCACTAATGAGTTATTGGAAAATAACGTGAGATAATTTATGAAAGTTATATGTCATTTTTCCAGATTTTGAGACGCTCCTTCACTATTAGGATATGATAGTAAAAACATGGAATGGGAGAGAGGGTAACACAATGAGTATAACTGTTAATATACCTAAACAGGACGACAAGCGTAAAACGCTACGGTTTTTGACAGGGATCATCATTATTGCTTTAGCTGTATTATACATAGTTGCCTACTTCAATTTAAAGCATGATGTAGCGAAAGAAAATATGCTCTTAAATACTGTGAAAGGCGCAAATACACAATGGAAAAGCTCAGGTAAGGAAGTTCATTTGTGGAGTGCGATTTCCTATTTCCAAGCAGAAAAAACGATTGGTGGACAGAAGATTGTTACAAATTCAATGAAGGAGAAGGTTAGTGTTCTTGGCAACATGGAATCGGTATCAGAAGCTTCAATCCTAGCAAGCAGCAGTTATGAGGATGAGGGAAGCAAAGAGTTGCTTTTTTATGATCCGAAAACAGACTATAAGAACCTGCCGCAGGAGCTGAAGATGCTGGCTAACATGGACAGTAATACAATGGCAGAGCTTGCTCTTTCGTTCGATAAAGCATATTCTTTAGCAGAATTAGAGGAGAAACTTGGCTCCACACATGTTAATTGGCTTTGGGTAGACACAGCAACAGATGCAGAATTAAGTAAAATGAATATATCGCTAAAAG carries:
- a CDS encoding anti sigma factor C-terminal domain-containing protein; amino-acid sequence: MSITVNIPKQDDKRKTLRFLTGIIIIALAVLYIVAYFNLKHDVAKENMLLNTVKGANTQWKSSGKEVHLWSAISYFQAEKTIGGQKIVTNSMKEKVSVLGNMESVSEASILASSSYEDEGSKELLFYDPKTDYKNLPQELKMLANMDSNTMAELALSFDKAYSLAELEEKLGSTHVNWLWVDTATDAELSKMNISLKEDKAYVGDSTIGFQVKGAGFVSQGQVFLDKLKKLSDDKEYQKEAELVLTGINKSAFPSVKDIKVRGAVVSGTPEQLAAFMKVKIIKASTIGTKIHQL
- a CDS encoding polysaccharide deacetylase family protein — its product is MLKYSAVIWMLMLLFFPSQAGAQQQVPILIYHSIDEFKGQGSKELYVTPENFEKQMLYLRDNGFTLLTFERWQDISKVKKPIFLTFDDGYKNNMNVYSIFEKLKTEQFHPRATFFVISDFIGRSNRLSKAELKKLADSGMVSVQSHTATHPDLTKITNYTEELKGAKDTIQSITGKPVISVAYPYGSFNSKVIEEAKKYYSFGLSTTPQYYFENGLNNELFLLPRIYIKYSTSMSDFEKIVNGRQILSKKQITKKPLMSYWKIT